In one window of Falco cherrug isolate bFalChe1 chromosome 12, bFalChe1.pri, whole genome shotgun sequence DNA:
- the VCAM1 gene encoding vascular cell adhesion protein 1, with amino-acid sequence MVKQMGRTSQAVLIILYVLMAVKAFEMEIIPANRIVAQIGETLILTCNTTDCASPSFSWRTQMDSPLGGTVNNHRTYSTLTMNPVSIVNSHDYLCTVFCGEKEKKEKSITVELYSFPSDPIIEISPSSVSGEPVTVVCKIPDVYPSDHLEVLLKKEEHVIHTANFYDDDRKNTETKIVKYSFNPTAEDIGKEITCVAKLPIDSMDFEPKERVTSQKLNANFGPQNTVITVSPGNLPMKGDPLKLSCVTESNPPPQVVWRKHLADESIQHLIENNVLSIPYARFTDSGLYICEVINPVTNKTETAAVDIVIQGAPDVAELSIEPSTTVQEGENVSIQCFAESNPPPKIILRRKSDGADMGSYSEGTILLRPVTFLNGGDYECVAENKFGKSKSEITLNVEYGPRNTMISVIPATAVKEGETVMMKCTSSGNPAPVISWNKKKATGESEKILKHDILTIQNIKSQDLGVYECEAYNQFGKEEKAVKLLVQVPPQNITVLVYPSKNVKEGENVTIMCSTYSNPPSEMVLKKVHQEKEIILPSVNGTFILYNVTKNDTGRYLLHVFNAVGNNIKEIEIAVVGRLEKPDQMIPLVIAFSCVTAIAVPVVAILIYVSRKAKINGSYSLVKAFRLKV; translated from the exons ATGGTAAAGCAGATGGGAAGAACAAGCCAAGCTGTGCTAATAATTTTGTATGTGTTAATGGCTG ttaaagcttttgaaatggAGATTATACCTGCTAACAGAATTGTTGCACAGATTGGAGAAACACTCATACTCACATGCAATACTACTGACTGTGCATCGCCAAGTTTTTCCTGGAGAACCCAGATGGACAGCCCCCTTGGAGGAACAGTGAACAACCACAGGACATACTCTACCTTGACTATGAATCCAGTTAGCATTGTGAATTCTCATGATTATCTGTGTACTGTCTTCTGtggtgagaaagagaaaaaagagaagagtaTCACAGTTGAACTTTACT ctTTCCCTAGTGATCCTATAATTGAGATTAGCCCATCTTCAGTTTCTGGAGAACCAGTCACTGTTGTCTGTAAAATTCCTGATGTATATCCTTCTGATCACCTGGAAGTACTTCTAAAGAAAGAGGAACATGTTATTCATACGGCAAATTTTTATGAtgatgacagaaaaaatacagagacCAAAATTGTGAAATACTCATTTAATCCCACGGCTGAAGATATTGGGAAAGAGATCACCTGTGTGGCCAAGTTACCAATTGATAGTATGGACTTTGAACCTAAAGAAAGAGTAACTTCTCAGAAACTGAATGCAAACt TTGGTCCACAAAATACTGTCATTACAGTGTCTCCAGGCAACTTGCCAATGAAAGGAGACCCTCTAAAACTCAGTTGTGTGACTGAGAGTAATCCACCACCACAAGTAGTTTGGAGAAAACATCTGGCTGATGAAAGCATTCAGCATCTGATAGAAAACAATGTCCTTTCTATTCCCTATGCCCGTTTCACTGATTCAGGACTGTACATCTGTGAAGTAATTAACCCGGTAACTAATAaaacagagacagcagctgTGGACATTGTTATACAAG GTGCTCCAGATGTTGCAGAACTCTCCATTGAGCCTTCTACAACAGTtcaagaaggagaaaatgtttccataCAATGCTTTGCTGAGAGTAACCCTCCTCCCAAGATTATTTTAAGGAGAAAGTCTGACGGTGCAGACATGGGGTCTTACAGTGAGGGGACAATTCTCCTTCGACCTGTGACATTCCTAAATGGAGGAGACTATGAATGTGTAGCAGAAAATAAGTTtgggaaaagtaaaagtgaaatAACACTTAATGTGGAAT ATGGACCGAGGAATACAATGATTTCTGTTATTCCTGCTACTGCTGttaaagaaggagaaactgTGATGATGAAATGTACTAGTTCTGGTAATCCAGCTCCAGTGATCTCTTGGAATAAAAAGAAGGCCACTGGGGAGTCTGAGAAAATTTTGAAACATGACATTTTAACTATACAGAACATAAAAAGTCAAGATCTGGGTGTTTATGAATGTGAAGCTTATAACCAATTTggcaaagaagagaaagcagtgaAATTACTTGTTCAAG ttcctCCCCAAAATATTACTGTGTTAGTATATCCAtcaaaaaatgttaaagaaggagaaaatgtcACTATTATGTGTAGCACATACAGTAACCCACCGTCAGAGATGGTCCTGAAAAAAGTCCatcaggagaaagaaattattctgcCATCAGTGAATGGAACATTTATACTCTACAATGTCACCAAGAATGATACAGGCAGATATTTGCTTCATGTTTTCAATGCGGTTGGAAACAACATCAAAGAGATTGAGATAGCTGTTGTAG GAAGACTGGAAAAACCAGATCAAATGATACCACTGGTTATTGCATTCTCCTGTGTAACAGCAATAGCGGTACCTGTAGTTGCAATTTTAATCTACGtgtcaagaaaagcaaagatcaATGGATCCTACAGTCTTGTAAAAGCATTCAGGCTGAAAGTGTGA